One region of candidate division Zixibacteria bacterium HGW-Zixibacteria-1 genomic DNA includes:
- a CDS encoding ribose-5-phosphate isomerase, whose protein sequence is MAAGQYHVYIIKLDEGFALTRAAREANPEMDADKPCIYIGYTSKSPEARYEEHITGCRSKKGFPLYSRKVRRWGVCLLPEMYEDYNPIRSRERAMKLEKKLTEKFRRRGYTVWSN, encoded by the coding sequence ATGGCCGCAGGACAGTACCATGTCTATATCATAAAACTCGATGAGGGTTTTGCCCTGACCCGGGCCGCCCGCGAGGCCAACCCGGAAATGGATGCCGACAAACCGTGTATCTATATCGGGTACACATCGAAATCCCCCGAAGCGCGCTATGAAGAGCATATCACCGGCTGCAGATCCAAAAAAGGTTTTCCGCTGTACTCGCGCAAGGTCCGCCGCTGGGGTGTCTGCCTTCTGCCGGAGATGTATGAAGATTACAATCCGATCAGGAGCCGCGAGCGGGCCATGAAACTCGAAAAGAAACTTACCGAGAAGTTCCGCCGCCGGGGGTACACGGTCTGGTCGAATTAG
- a CDS encoding IS481 family transposase — translation MPWKSRSVMEMRVGFISRTAGGRESISSLCREYGISRVTGYKWLGRYRAKGSVFEASEEGSRRPHRCPTQTESLKAGRVLELRRDEGWGARKLRELLLREGIDLPVITIHRILRRHGLVPGKDVHRPATKRFERANPNDLWQMDFKGEYRLGTGYCYPLSLLDDHSRYAVGLYALPHQKGESVQRCLIDVFERYGIPSAILMDHGVPWWGRLNHQGLTWLTVFLMKQGIELLWSGVGHPQTQGKVERFHRTLKASIWHKGKPYDLAGWQKFFDHFCDVYNRIRPHEALNMSVPADHYRPSTKAYNPCPREWEYPEGALIKRLNSQGSLGYRKKRYFVSEALAGEPVQVEEVDELLLVKYRNTYIREIHIESGRTAPPTRPGSNKSG, via the coding sequence ATGCCCTGGAAGAGTCGGAGTGTTATGGAAATGAGAGTGGGATTTATCTCTCGAACCGCAGGTGGTCGGGAATCGATAAGTTCTCTTTGTCGGGAATATGGGATTAGTCGTGTAACCGGTTACAAGTGGTTGGGCCGTTACCGTGCTAAGGGGAGTGTTTTTGAGGCATCGGAAGAAGGTTCTCGACGCCCCCATCGCTGTCCGACGCAGACGGAATCCTTGAAGGCGGGGCGGGTTCTGGAGTTACGCCGGGATGAGGGTTGGGGGGCTCGGAAACTACGGGAATTGTTATTGAGAGAGGGAATTGATTTGCCGGTAATAACAATCCATCGGATCTTGCGTCGGCATGGTTTGGTACCGGGGAAAGATGTTCATCGTCCGGCCACCAAGCGTTTTGAACGGGCGAATCCGAATGATTTATGGCAAATGGATTTTAAGGGGGAGTATCGCCTTGGCACAGGATATTGTTATCCTCTCAGTTTGCTTGATGATCACAGCCGTTACGCCGTGGGTTTGTATGCTTTGCCACATCAGAAGGGGGAGTCTGTTCAACGATGTCTCATTGATGTTTTTGAACGCTATGGAATTCCTTCCGCGATTCTCATGGATCATGGTGTTCCCTGGTGGGGACGGTTGAATCATCAGGGGTTGACCTGGCTGACAGTGTTTCTGATGAAACAGGGGATTGAGTTGCTTTGGAGCGGTGTCGGCCATCCGCAGACGCAGGGGAAAGTAGAACGGTTTCATCGGACTTTGAAAGCCTCCATATGGCACAAAGGCAAGCCGTATGATCTGGCCGGCTGGCAGAAGTTTTTTGACCATTTTTGCGATGTTTACAACCGCATTCGACCCCATGAAGCCCTGAATATGTCGGTTCCGGCAGATCATTATCGACCCAGTACCAAAGCCTATAACCCTTGTCCGCGAGAATGGGAATATCCGGAAGGTGCCTTGATTAAGCGATTGAATTCGCAGGGTTCGCTAGGGTATCGAAAAAAAAGATACTTTGTCAGCGAGGCTCTGGCCGGTGAACCGGTTCAGGTTGAAGAAGTCGATGAACTGCTCCTGGTTAAGTATCGTAATACCTATATCAGGGAGATTCACATTGAATCAGGTCGGACCGCTCCTCCAACCCGCCCTGGTTCTAATAAGTCAGGATAA
- a CDS encoding ATPase, giving the protein MRIAVPTAEGVLCPHFGHCQEFTLIDVDTENKRIMEIKRCVPPPHEPGVLPQWLSQLGCNMVIAGGIGGRAIGLFESSGIMVVCGAPVNKPEEIVKNYLEGQLLTGGNMCGEPGFEHGGHHDCSGHNKTE; this is encoded by the coding sequence ATGAGAATAGCAGTACCGACGGCAGAGGGCGTCCTGTGCCCGCATTTCGGCCATTGCCAGGAATTTACTTTGATCGATGTTGATACCGAAAATAAGCGAATAATGGAAATCAAAAGATGTGTACCGCCTCCGCATGAACCGGGGGTACTCCCGCAATGGTTGAGCCAGTTAGGATGCAATATGGTAATTGCCGGAGGGATCGGCGGCAGGGCCATCGGTTTGTTCGAAAGCAGCGGGATAATGGTTGTCTGCGGCGCCCCGGTGAATAAACCCGAAGAGATCGTGAAGAATTATCTTGAGGGGCAATTATTGACGGGGGGCAACATGTGCGGCGAGCCCGGTTTTGAGCACGGCGGGCATCATGATTGCAGCGGGCATAATAAAACAGAATAA
- a CDS encoding sulfurtransferase TusE — translation MDLPNSESMRVGIFEYNGKKYNVGSRGFLLDPNEWDENFAIGMAPRVKIAGGLTEAHWKVIYFIRNTFEKINACPLIYIACKNNHLGLGELKRLFPTGYLRGACKLAGVTYRDGYFQQFWLEEHIVHHTRMYERKSYNTDVMGFLTDPAEWDENFALHKAYDMKMPHYLTDQHWAIIYYLRRKWEEAAMVPTVFQTCEDNNIDLDILEQLFPDGYHRGLVKIAGLQVR, via the coding sequence ATGGATTTGCCGAATAGTGAGAGTATGAGAGTCGGAATATTTGAATATAACGGAAAAAAATATAATGTCGGTTCCAGGGGCTTTTTGCTTGATCCCAATGAGTGGGATGAAAATTTTGCGATCGGGATGGCGCCCAGAGTGAAAATCGCGGGCGGCCTGACCGAGGCCCATTGGAAAGTTATCTATTTTATCCGAAATACCTTTGAGAAAATAAACGCCTGTCCGCTGATATATATTGCCTGTAAAAATAATCATCTCGGGCTGGGCGAATTAAAGAGGCTGTTTCCGACCGGGTATCTTCGCGGCGCCTGCAAACTGGCCGGGGTAACATATCGGGACGGCTATTTTCAGCAGTTCTGGCTCGAGGAACATATTGTGCATCATACCCGCATGTATGAGCGCAAATCATATAATACCGATGTTATGGGCTTTTTAACCGATCCGGCTGAATGGGATGAGAATTTCGCGCTGCACAAAGCTTATGACATGAAAATGCCGCATTACCTGACCGATCAACACTGGGCAATTATTTATTATCTGCGCCGTAAATGGGAAGAAGCGGCGATGGTTCCGACCGTCTTTCAGACCTGCGAGGACAACAATATCGACCTGGATATACTGGAACAACTTTTTCCCGATGGTTATCACCGGGGACTGGTCAAAATTGCCGGGCTTCAGGTAAGATAA
- a CDS encoding (4Fe-4S)-binding protein, whose translation MQISIASGKGGTGKTTIASNMAYALAQTGQAVSYIDCDVEEPNGHIFFKPSYESCTEVSVKIPQVDYSKCNFCGVCAEVCRFNAIAVVADKVLIFPSLCHGCGGCHHLCPEKAIEEVDRPIGVINDGTGQGVRFIEGRLNVGEAISPPLTRVLKRNMPILGISFIDAPPGTSCPAIEAISGTDYVILVTEPTPFGLNDLKLAVEMVRALGLRFGVIINRSDIGDGRVIEYCYGEKIEILHSIPFDRHVAEVYSRGDLMAMHNNDLGESLLRVYEKIKDRVAADGTGNTKR comes from the coding sequence TTGCAAATATCAATTGCCAGCGGCAAAGGTGGAACCGGCAAGACCACGATTGCTTCGAATATGGCTTATGCGCTTGCCCAAACGGGGCAGGCGGTATCATATATCGATTGTGATGTCGAGGAACCGAATGGGCATATTTTTTTCAAGCCTTCGTATGAAAGCTGCACCGAAGTCAGCGTAAAGATCCCGCAGGTGGATTATAGTAAGTGCAATTTCTGTGGAGTGTGTGCTGAAGTTTGCCGGTTCAATGCCATCGCGGTTGTCGCGGATAAAGTGCTGATATTTCCGTCTCTGTGTCACGGATGCGGCGGCTGTCACCATCTCTGTCCGGAGAAGGCAATTGAAGAAGTCGATCGGCCGATTGGTGTTATAAATGACGGTACAGGACAGGGGGTGCGTTTCATAGAAGGGCGGCTCAATGTCGGTGAGGCAATCTCACCGCCTCTTACCCGGGTCCTCAAAAGGAACATGCCAATCCTGGGGATCTCTTTTATTGACGCTCCGCCCGGCACCTCCTGTCCTGCCATAGAAGCAATCAGTGGGACCGATTATGTAATTCTTGTCACCGAGCCGACGCCGTTTGGTCTGAATGACTTAAAGCTGGCGGTGGAGATGGTGAGGGCGCTGGGTTTGCGCTTCGGGGTGATAATCAACCGATCGGATATCGGTGACGGACGGGTCATAGAGTACTGTTATGGGGAAAAGATCGAGATATTGCACAGTATTCCGTTTGATCGGCATGTTGCCGAAGTCTATTCCCGTGGTGATCTGATGGCGATGCATAATAATGACCTCGGCGAGAGTCTGCTGAGAGTTTATGAAAAAATAAAAGACAGGGTAGCGGCCGATGGAACTGGTAATACTAAGCGGTAA
- a CDS encoding dinitrogenase iron-molybdenum cofactor biosynthesis protein — MKIAISSQGKDLSSNVDPRFGRARYFIIYDTESGGFEAIDNNQNINAAQGAGIQAAQIVARQNVAVVISGNLGPKAFGTLAAAGIRAALRADGSVAQAIALFQSGQLKPADSANVEGHWM; from the coding sequence ATGAAAATAGCGATTTCTTCACAAGGTAAGGATTTATCGAGCAATGTCGATCCGAGATTTGGCCGGGCCCGGTATTTTATCATTTATGACACGGAATCCGGGGGATTCGAAGCCATCGACAATAATCAGAATATAAATGCGGCCCAGGGAGCCGGGATTCAGGCGGCGCAGATTGTGGCACGCCAGAATGTTGCAGTCGTAATTTCGGGGAATCTGGGTCCGAAGGCCTTCGGGACGCTTGCGGCGGCCGGGATAAGAGCGGCGCTGCGGGCCGATGGTTCCGTAGCCCAGGCGATTGCGTTGTTCCAGAGCGGGCAGCTTAAACCGGCCGACAGCGCCAATGTGGAAGGGCATTGGATGTAA
- a CDS encoding (4Fe-4S)-binding protein, with product MELVILSGKGGTGKTSLVASLAALAEKKILVDCDVDAADLHLILDARFGMPQEFRGGSRASIDQEKCMVCGICTEYCRFGAIRNAPDVKARFGEKFWIDEFTCEGCGVCTYFCPEKAIDLNENISGQWYISETRYGLMVHARLGIAQANSGRLVSHLRREASRIAEHNDIGLVIIDGPPGIGCPVIASMTGTDYVLIITEPSMSAFHDMERLVRLTRHFRIPVGVCINKFDINSNISAEIEEYANREGIDVLGMIPYDVSFTRAQLGGVSIMEYSDNNASEQIRKIWERLQSKTLSGKKSAPMPENKLIKLE from the coding sequence ATGGAACTGGTAATACTAAGCGGTAAAGGGGGAACAGGCAAGACCAGTCTGGTGGCATCGCTGGCCGCCCTGGCGGAGAAAAAGATTTTGGTCGATTGTGATGTCGATGCGGCCGATCTGCACTTGATCCTTGATGCCAGATTCGGTATGCCGCAGGAATTCAGAGGCGGCAGCAGGGCATCAATCGATCAGGAAAAATGCATGGTATGCGGCATTTGTACCGAATATTGCCGGTTCGGGGCCATCAGGAATGCGCCCGATGTCAAGGCGCGATTTGGAGAGAAGTTCTGGATTGATGAATTCACCTGCGAAGGTTGCGGTGTGTGCACCTATTTTTGTCCGGAGAAAGCCATTGATCTCAATGAAAATATCAGCGGTCAATGGTATATTTCGGAAACCAGGTACGGCTTGATGGTACACGCGCGGCTTGGCATTGCCCAGGCCAATTCGGGTCGTCTGGTTTCGCATTTACGCAGGGAGGCTTCTCGAATCGCGGAACACAATGATATCGGTCTCGTCATAATCGATGGCCCCCCCGGTATCGGCTGTCCGGTGATTGCATCAATGACCGGCACCGATTATGTTCTCATAATCACCGAGCCGTCGATGTCGGCATTTCATGATATGGAAAGGTTAGTGCGGTTAACGCGGCATTTCAGAATTCCGGTCGGGGTTTGTATCAATAAGTTCGATATTAATAGCAACATTAGCGCCGAAATCGAAGAGTATGCAAATCGGGAAGGGATAGACGTTCTGGGCATGATTCCTTATGATGTGTCATTCACGAGGGCACAATTGGGGGGCGTTTCGATCATGGAATATTCGGATAATAATGCTTCTGAACAGATCCGGAAAATCTGGGAGAGACTTCAAAGCAAAACGCTCTCCGGAAAGAAAAGCGCGCCAATGCCAGAGAATAAACTGATAAAACTTGAATAG
- a CDS encoding RNA-binding transcriptional accessory protein → MENVHIATIAAELGLNEQQVKATVALLDDDATIPFIARYRKEATGSLDEVAITAIRDRIAQLRELDKRREAILKSLEERELLTDELKEKITAAATMAELEDIYLPFRPKRRTRATIAIERGLEPLAELIFAQENIDPFKEAAAFVDPEKQVETVDDALAGARDIIAAWVSEDADARAKMRKLFTEEGMLRSKVILGKEAEGKKYSDYFEWEEYLAEAPSHRILAIRRGEEEGFLSMSVAPPEEEAIAILHEMFISADNAASDQVKLAIEDGYKRLLAPSMETEIRAESKKVADAEAIRVFVENLRELLMAPPLGRKRIMALDPGFRTGCKVVCLDSQGQLDHHIAVYPHGSDYQREAAAAEIRSLCEKFKVQVIAIGNGTAGRETEEFIRGMALPDHILVEMVNESGASIYSASEVAREEFADYDVTVRGAVSIGRRLMDPLAELVKIDPKSIGVGQYQHDVEQTWLKQSLDDTVMSCVNAVGVEVNTASKEILTYISGLGPQLAQNIVSFRNENGPFKTRDAFKKVPRLGPKAYEQAAGFLRINDADNPLDRSAVHPESYGVVKQMAKDLGCTVADLMVDEHLRKKIVLENYITDKVGIPTLIDIMDELAKPGRDPRAEFEAFSFDNSVHTMEDLQPGMTLPGIVTNVTNFGAFVDIGVHQDGLVHISELADKFVKDPAEVVKVRQKVTVTVLTVDIDRKRISLSMRQKR, encoded by the coding sequence ATGGAAAATGTTCATATAGCGACTATTGCCGCCGAACTTGGCCTGAACGAACAGCAGGTCAAAGCGACCGTCGCCCTGCTTGATGATGACGCCACTATCCCGTTTATTGCCCGCTATCGTAAAGAGGCCACCGGAAGTCTGGATGAAGTCGCGATTACCGCTATCAGGGACCGCATCGCCCAGCTGCGCGAGCTGGACAAACGCCGCGAAGCAATCCTGAAATCGCTCGAGGAGCGCGAGCTTCTTACCGATGAACTCAAAGAGAAAATCACTGCCGCTGCGACCATGGCGGAACTTGAGGATATCTACCTTCCTTTCCGGCCCAAACGCCGCACCCGCGCCACGATTGCCATCGAGCGCGGACTTGAACCGCTGGCGGAACTGATTTTTGCCCAGGAGAATATCGACCCGTTCAAGGAAGCGGCCGCCTTTGTCGATCCCGAGAAGCAGGTCGAAACGGTCGATGACGCTCTCGCCGGGGCGCGCGATATTATTGCCGCCTGGGTCAGCGAAGATGCCGATGCCCGCGCCAAAATGAGAAAGCTGTTTACCGAGGAGGGGATGCTTCGCTCGAAAGTGATCCTCGGGAAAGAAGCGGAAGGCAAGAAATACTCCGATTATTTCGAGTGGGAAGAATATCTGGCCGAGGCCCCGTCGCACCGCATTCTGGCCATCAGGCGCGGGGAAGAAGAAGGCTTTCTGAGCATGAGTGTTGCGCCGCCCGAAGAGGAAGCTATAGCAATATTACACGAGATGTTTATCAGCGCCGACAACGCCGCCTCCGATCAGGTCAAACTGGCCATCGAAGACGGTTACAAACGGCTGCTGGCGCCCTCGATGGAAACCGAGATACGGGCCGAGTCGAAAAAAGTCGCCGATGCCGAAGCAATTCGCGTCTTTGTGGAAAATCTGCGCGAACTGCTGATGGCGCCGCCGCTGGGGCGCAAACGGATTATGGCCCTCGATCCCGGGTTCCGTACCGGCTGCAAAGTGGTCTGTCTCGACAGCCAGGGGCAGCTGGATCATCATATCGCGGTCTATCCCCATGGAAGCGATTACCAGCGCGAAGCGGCCGCCGCCGAAATCCGGTCGCTGTGCGAAAAATTCAAAGTGCAGGTGATTGCCATCGGCAATGGTACCGCCGGGCGCGAGACGGAAGAATTCATCCGCGGAATGGCTCTTCCCGATCATATCCTGGTCGAGATGGTCAATGAATCGGGTGCCTCGATATACTCCGCTTCCGAGGTGGCCCGCGAGGAATTCGCCGATTATGATGTCACGGTCCGCGGGGCGGTCTCGATCGGGCGGAGATTGATGGATCCATTGGCCGAATTGGTGAAAATCGATCCCAAGTCGATCGGTGTCGGGCAGTACCAGCATGATGTCGAGCAGACCTGGTTGAAACAGAGTCTCGATGATACCGTCATGAGCTGTGTCAACGCGGTTGGGGTCGAGGTCAACACGGCCAGCAAGGAAATTCTGACATATATCTCCGGACTGGGGCCGCAACTGGCCCAGAATATTGTTTCTTTCCGCAACGAGAACGGGCCGTTCAAAACGCGCGATGCCTTCAAAAAAGTGCCGCGGCTGGGCCCGAAAGCATACGAGCAGGCAGCCGGATTTTTGCGGATCAACGATGCCGATAACCCGCTCGACCGCTCGGCGGTGCACCCGGAGAGCTATGGTGTCGTGAAGCAGATGGCCAAAGATCTCGGCTGTACTGTGGCCGACCTTATGGTTGATGAACATTTGCGCAAGAAAATCGTGCTCGAAAATTATATCACCGATAAAGTCGGTATCCCGACTTTGATAGATATCATGGATGAACTCGCCAAACCGGGGCGCGATCCGCGCGCCGAGTTCGAAGCTTTCAGTTTTGACAATTCGGTGCATACCATGGAGGATTTACAGCCGGGGATGACGCTTCCCGGCATCGTTACCAATGTCACCAATTTCGGGGCCTTTGTCGATATCGGGGTGCATCAGGATGGACTGGTGCATATCTCGGAACTGGCCGACAAATTTGTCAAGGACCCGGCCGAAGTTGTCAAGGTGCGGCAGAAAGTGACCGTGACGGTCCTGACCGTCGATATCGACCGCAAGCGCATCTCCCTCTCCATGCGGCAGAAGCGGTAG
- a CDS encoding Fis family transcriptional regulator yields the protein MTDKIRKDETTDVILDSVADGVFTINNDWKITSFNRAASEITGIAREDAIGQQCCDVFKASICEKGCALRETFRTGRQVVNRPVYIIDAEGSRIPISISTALLRDKAGNIIGGVETFRDLSTLEELQRELKKKYSFQDIVSKNSRMLDIFDILPSIAESDSTVLIEGASGTGKELIARAIHDLSLRKDKPIVTVNCGALPDTLLESELFGYKAGAFTDARRDKPGRFALAEGGSIFLDEIGDISPALQVRLLRVLQERTYEPLGGTGMIKTNVRIIAATNKELEKLIKNGKFRDDLFYRVNVIRIKLPTLRERREDIPILVDHFISRFNKSRNKLISDISPEVLSILMQYDFPGNIRELENIIEHAFVICRSGIIEVNDLPENLRPEQESPAIESRSMVDLEARFIVEALRKNDWNRQKTASQLGMHKTTLWRKIKKLGIKLP from the coding sequence ATGACTGATAAGATTAGAAAAGATGAGACCACCGATGTTATTCTGGATTCTGTGGCCGATGGTGTTTTTACCATCAACAATGACTGGAAAATCACGTCCTTCAACAGGGCGGCGTCAGAAATAACCGGAATCGCCCGGGAGGATGCCATCGGCCAGCAATGCTGCGATGTTTTTAAGGCCTCAATCTGCGAAAAAGGGTGCGCCCTGCGTGAAACATTTCGAACCGGCCGCCAAGTGGTCAATCGCCCGGTTTATATAATCGATGCCGAGGGTAGCCGGATACCGATTTCAATTTCAACCGCCTTGCTTCGGGATAAAGCGGGCAATATAATCGGCGGGGTGGAGACATTCCGGGACCTCAGCACGCTCGAAGAGCTTCAGCGCGAACTAAAGAAAAAATATTCCTTTCAGGATATCGTCAGCAAAAACAGCCGGATGCTGGATATCTTCGATATTCTCCCCAGTATCGCCGAGAGCGATAGCACAGTCCTGATCGAGGGGGCCAGCGGCACCGGAAAAGAATTGATCGCGCGGGCCATTCATGACTTGTCATTACGGAAAGATAAACCGATTGTGACGGTCAATTGCGGGGCGCTTCCGGATACATTACTGGAGTCGGAACTTTTCGGTTACAAGGCGGGGGCGTTCACCGATGCCCGCAGGGACAAACCGGGCCGGTTTGCGCTGGCCGAAGGCGGGAGTATATTTCTGGATGAGATCGGCGATATCTCGCCGGCGCTTCAGGTGCGACTGCTGCGTGTCCTGCAGGAACGAACCTATGAACCTCTCGGAGGTACGGGCATGATCAAAACAAATGTCCGGATTATCGCGGCCACTAATAAGGAACTCGAAAAACTGATCAAGAACGGAAAATTCCGGGATGATCTTTTCTATCGGGTGAATGTGATCCGGATCAAATTGCCGACCCTAAGGGAGCGTCGGGAGGATATCCCGATTCTTGTAGATCATTTCATCAGCCGTTTCAACAAATCTCGCAACAAACTAATTTCGGATATTTCGCCGGAAGTGCTGTCAATATTGATGCAATATGATTTTCCGGGGAATATTCGTGAGCTGGAAAATATTATCGAGCATGCCTTCGTGATCTGCCGTTCGGGAATTATTGAGGTCAATGATCTGCCGGAAAACCTGCGGCCGGAGCAGGAGAGCCCGGCGATCGAGTCACGGTCGATGGTCGATCTCGAAGCCAGGTTTATTGTAGAGGCATTGCGCAAGAACGATTGGAACCGCCAGAAGACCGCCTCCCAGCTTGGAATGCATAAGACGACCCTCTGGCGGAAGATCAAGAAGCTCGGCATAAAACTCCCATAG